One Struthio camelus isolate bStrCam1 chromosome 10, bStrCam1.hap1, whole genome shotgun sequence genomic region harbors:
- the MPHOSPH6 gene encoding M-phase phosphoprotein 6 gives MAGEVKAKLSKNLLRMKFMQRGLDSQTKKQLEEEEKKIISEEHWYLDLPDLKEKESFIIEESSFMPCEDLLYGRMSFKGFNPEIEKLMVQMNSKSKKEETEVDVKMEADVSDEEMARRYETLVGTIGKKFLKKRDQRVLQDEDEDENSNTRPSKAKKTFLKPQD, from the exons atGGCGGGCGAGGTGAAGGCCAAGCTGTCCAAGAACCTGCTGCGCATGaag TTCATGCAGAGAGGCTTGGATTCACAAACTAAAAAACAactagaagaggaagaaaagaagataatTAGCGAAGAACATTGGTATCTCGATTTACCAGATCTTAAGGAGAAGGA GAGCTTTATAATAGAAGAGAGCAGCTTTATGCCATGTGAGGATCTACTTTATGGCAGAATGTCCTTTAAAGGATTCAATCCGGAAATTGAG AAGTTAATGGTACAAATGAACTCTAAGTCcaagaaagaagaaactgaagtggATGTTAAAATGGAGGCTGATGTGTCAGATGAAGAAATGGCCAGAAG atATGAAACATTAGTGGGAACAATAGGGAAGAAATTCTTGAAAAAGAGAGACCAGCGTGTACTCCAGGATGAAGATGAAGATGAGAATAGTAACACAAGACCTAGCAAAGCTAAGAAAACGTTCTTAAAACCCCAGGATTAA